In a single window of the Danio rerio strain Tuebingen ecotype United States chromosome 20, GRCz12tu, whole genome shotgun sequence genome:
- the LOC141379493 gene encoding uncharacterized protein, producing MTEKSKRVNFDCGQASRQSKKNGHSSRQGISAVTHTLCFTRRPRRPPKAAEYRGRRPRHDPHLSRPQLYPRLGRRPRHYPHHPRSQLYPCLGQRLRHYPHHPRPQLYPRLGRRPRHYPHHPRSQLYPCLGQRLRHYPHHPRPQLYPRLGRRLRHYPHHPCPQLYPRLGQRLRHYPHHPRPQLYPRLGRRPRHYPHHPRSQLYPCLGQRLRHYPHHPRPQLYPRLGRRLRHYPHHPCPQLYPRLGQRLRHYPHHPRPQLYPRLGQRLRHYPHHPCPQLYPRLGQRLRHYPHHPRSQLYPCLGQRLRHYPHHPRPQLYPRLGQRLRHYPHHPRSQLYPCLGQRLRHYPHHPRPQLYPRLGRQN from the exons atgacggagaagtcaaaaagagTGAATTTTGACTGCGGTCAGGCCAGCCGCCAGTCCAAAAAGAACGGTCATTCTAGCCGCCAAGGTATTTCGGCGGTCACTCATACACTGTGTTTTACG aggcgacctaggcggccgcctaagGCAGCAGAAtacagagggcggcgtccccgacacgaCCCTCACCTCTcccgccctcagttatatccgcgtctagggcggcgtccgcgacactaccctcaccaccctcGCTCTCAGTTATATCCATGTCTAGGACAgcgtctgcgacactaccctcaccacccgcgccctcagttatatccgcgtctagggcggcgtccgcgacactaccctcaccaccctcGCTCTCAGTTATATCCATGTCTAGGACAgcgtctgcgacactaccctcaccacccgcgccctcagttatatccgcgtctagggcggcgtctgcgacactaccctcaccacccgtgccctcagttatatccacgtctagggcagcgtctgcgacactaccctcaccacccgcgccctcagttatatccgcgtctagggcggcgtccgcgacactaccctcaccaccctcGCTCTCAGTTATATCCATGTCTAGGACAgcgtctgcgacactaccctcaccacccgcgccctcagttatatccgcgtctagggcggcgtctgcgacactaccctcaccacccgtgccctcagttatatccacgtctagggcagcgtctgcgacactaccctcaccacccgcgccctcagttatatccgcgtctaggacagcgtctgcgacactaccctcaccacccgtgccctcagttatatccacgtctagggcagcgtctgcgacactaccctcaccacccgcgctcTCAATTATATCCATGTCTAGGACAgcgtctgcgacactaccctcaccacccacgccctcagttatatccgcgtctaggacagcgtctgcgacactaccctcaccacccgcgctcTCAATTATATCCATGTCTAGGACAgcgtctgcgacactaccctcaccacccgcgccctcagttatatccgcgtctagggcggcaaaaTTGA